Genomic segment of Sarcophilus harrisii chromosome 4, mSarHar1.11, whole genome shotgun sequence:
TGTTTAAATTATACAGTAAACAGTTGCCTTCATTGCCCTTGAAATGAATTTGCTGATGTAAACTGATTCCCAGTACACAAGATCACATGGTCATTCTCTCAACCCTGAAATTTTACACTTCTTCCTTGCTCATCTGAGCCACTCTTTGTTTTAGGTCTCTGAGGTGACCACATTTTTGTTTGGGTGGACCATAGCAATGACCCTTGGGAGCCATAATCCCTGCAGATAAACTAAGAGTATTGGCCCTTCTATTTCTGTTCCCAACAGGTTATGGCCCAAATGACTAGGAGAAGGGAGATGAGGTCCTAACTGATTCAGAATCAGAGCCAATAACATCAATTCAGGTATGTATGGCTGAGAACTTGCCAATGGCAGAGCAGAATTCTGGTAAGTGGGACGAAGAACCTAGCTAAAGAATGGCATGAACCTCAGATAATGCATTAAGCTTCATTGAGACAGACTGTGGCAGGGAGTATGCAGAGGAATCCATGCATAAAATGGAATTTGGTGGAGCTAAGGActgccttaggaaaaaaatagtTACCTGTCTAGATTCTTATGGAAAAGAGATGAGACAGACAGAAACCCAGGAACATAGAGTGAgatggaaggggagaaagagagaaaataggaaaagaagggcaagtacaaggaagaaggaagagggaggaagggaaggagataaaaagaaggtggggggaaggcagataagaaaaaggggaagtagggaggggaggagggtATCAAACAATTCAAGGAAATGCCAAAAGACAAATATCAGGCTGAGAAGAAAagtcccttcttcccctctttcctgcAATTCTATCCCAAGTGCTCAGTTGATGACTTTGCCCTCATCCCCATATTTCAGTGTCACAACCACATCCTTTATATGAATAGCATCTATACAATCCAAGGCCAGTTAGAATTCTGATCATTTCTAGTGGGCAAAACCACATCAAGAAATATCTTaagaagataaaaagatgaatagTATTCCATACTCCTCTTTACCACACTATTGGGTCAGAGAGAATCAGAGACtgtttaacaacaataatagcagtaGCAACAGTataacagcaacagcagcagcagcactatAATTGTGTGAATCTAATCTTAGATTCTCTcaccttattttatttcttatttcttttctccttaatttttcaGGGAActgttttgttattgctattattgatgctgttgctgctgctgctatatgTGTGTGCACTGTCCTTTGTGTATCTTTAAGTGTTTGTTTGTGTATGTGGGAGGGTGTATGTCTATGAGTGTGTGAGAACTTTCATTTGGGATAAGGATTTGAATCTCACCAGTGTTCAAAGAGAGCTGGGGGAATCACTGTTTATAAAGATAAGATAGTGACAGATGACAGGAAAGACAGAAGAAGTATCATCATCAGCAGATCTGGGGTTTGGATTCATAATAGAGCAAGGAAAGCACAGAAAGAAGGAGACTGGTATTCAGGTGGACCATTACAGTTTCTTTACTTTCAGAGTCACTTATTTTTAGTCTTGTCAAGATGAAAAAGTAGATTTCTTCCTACCAAAATGACCAAGTTGGATTCACTATAGATTTGCATAATAGTGAAAGGTTTACAAAGGCTTTAGATAcagtatcttatttgattttcaaggCAACTTTGGAAGGCAAGTATTGATAGTCAAATTCATGATTTTAGTAAGGACAAGGCATCAATGACAGGATTTAAATGTACAACTGTACTGGTTCCAAATTCATACTTTTCAACTGGATCATTCTGATTCACAAATATCTTTACATTGTCAAATATTCAGTTTTGGGGTCAGAAGAGTTgagaataaacaaatgaaaagaagcaTCTGCTTCAGTTGAATATGAGGCAAATAACAGCCACATTAACTCCCTGAAAACTTGTTCTGAATATtgataagataaaataattatatataattaaatgcaATGTAATTACCAGCTATTAGGCCCAATCTAATACCTTAACTACCAAAGCAGTTGACCATCCTGGAGCCCATTTATTACTCAGTCTTTATGCCAACTATGAAAATCAacaggaacacacacacatacacacacacacacatacacacacacagagaaatacacAATTATGAATTTTGACATTGGAAGTAAATGCACAATTCATTTATCTATACCTTAACTTGAATAGTAATTCCCTCTTCTGCATAACTGAAAAGAAGCCATTGTGTGTTCATTTGAAACTCTGTATTGAGGATTATGTATTTACCTTCCAAGTGGTTATTTCCAATTTGGGTAGATCTTATTATTAGAAAAGTTATCTTCACATCAAGTCTAAATATGACTCTTTAAAACTTCTATTCATTGTTCATGGTTATATGGTTTCTCACCATTCTTTGGTGATTGAATCGGGCCCTTCCAAGTGGAAAACATAATTGACAGTGAGACCTGAGGATCATGTGTTTGCTGTAGTCATTGCTTTAGAAACTTATTCTTTGAGAAGCAGCAATGTTGAGATTAGGTCATGTCTATAGACCATCCAATGAGATAGAAAGTAACTATCAGAATAGGTGAGCTGGTCTATGTTGACAACAAATCTAGATTGAGAGACCTCAATGACCTAGTTCAGAGTCTGTGCCAATCTCAATTAGTTATTTCAACAGTAAAATATCTTTAGCTCTCTAATCATTGCACCCTGCTGCTTCTAATGAGTTCTGCTTTTGACAGATTGAGTTCAAGATGTCTATTTAATATCCACAGATATCCCAAGTGCTCACCTTGTGACTTTGTCCTCTTTCCACATCCAGAGTCACAACTACAGCATCTACAAAGCCCAAAGCCAAGTCAATTTAATTCTAGCATGTAATAGTATCTTAAGAAAATAGTAAGCAGGACAGCAtgccatgttttttttaaacctttctatTAGAATcagagaagatttttaaaaagatttttaaaacagtACTGGGAATGTGTGAAACTattctaaataaaatttcttacattattttgcttcttgtttctctttccatTAATTACTCagggaattgttttgtttttattactgaTGCTACTGTTGTGTGTGTGGTATATCTATGTACTTTcccatatatatgtgtttgtgtgagtctgtgtgtgtgtgtgtgtgtgaaatttcATTCAGGAGAGGAGATTGAATCTCATAAATGTGCTAGAAGAGCTACAGAAATCCCTCCTAACCCCTAGGTAAAGCAGGGATTAATTTGTAAATACCCAGCATGAAACCCTTTATGTAGAACTGGCATCCAATAAATTATTTGAGTGGATAAATAAGTCATTGAGTTATCTATGAGTAAATTATATTTGTACCTATAagttatgaataataataatattagattattataactagcatttataaaactttttgtaTCTGTTTTACAATTAAATCTCAGCAATTCTGCAAAGGTAGATGTCTTtaatagccccattttatagatgaggagactgaggccaCGAGTATTTAAATAAGTGACCCATGATCACACTGCTAGAGAGTATCTGAGGCTTAATTTGAAGTCAAACCCAGCTGGTTCACTGTCCTTCCtagtatatttaaaatgaaagaagatagCAGAATGGTTTAAAAAACCCAAGTCCAACAATACATTATTTACAAGAAATTGTACAAGGCAAGATTCAGCCTCAGTaactctgattccaagtctggaaTTTATATTACATCACGTTTCTGCCTAATAAGAAGGTTTCTCCAGAGCAGAGGGTAATTTAATTTGGATTGGGTAAGATTTCAAAAGTTCAGatatggagagagagggaagttCAGATAACTCTAGGAGAAAAGACTTGTCAGTGGAAAGTGCagaatatatctatatgtatatatgcatacatatatgtatatatgtgcacacatatacatacacgtatacatgcatatttatgtatacacacatacatatacatgcatgcatgcatacaaaGTAAATGTTGTCCTGGAatcaggacctgagtttaaatgatttctcaGACACATTTTATCTAGCAAGAATTATCactgctgtttgcctcagtttctccaagtctaaaatggaaataataatattacctgCCTCATAAAGTGTCTGGCCCAtagtagtaaatgcttaataaatggttatttccTTCCCATCATATTTTCTAAGTGGTTTTATAGCTATAGAGAACTCCTGATGTGGAAGTTCCCCTTGTCAACACAGATAGGTAAGTACCTATATGAAACAGAGAATAGTATAATTTGTCTGGCGCTATGTGGAAAGCACTGGTATGAAATCAAACTGGTGAGATGAAGTGGGGCTGGATTTTAGAGAGCCTTAAATACTAGCATTTGAACTGCTTGGTCAACAACTTGATGATTCCTGAAGGAATCAAGGTAGAGCAATGATAGGAGCAAAATTCCAGTTCACTTTTCTCCATCATATAAAGattgcaaaatacttttctctCTAGAGACTAAAGCAAGGTAGCCATAGTGTTATtgtccccatcttacagatgaaggaattgaagcTTGGAGCAGCAAAAGAGTCTTTCCCATAATCATGTAATCTTAAACTCATGtctgctgactctttgctttaaagGTTCTCCTCTTTACTATAGTGTTTCTCTCAGGGAATTAGGACAGTAAGCCTAGCCATAATGTCAAGAAGAGGAAAAGTattggaaacaggaagaccttTTACTTGCAAGGCAAGAGGGTATTAAATGAAGCCCTATGGTAGTTGAAGAGACCATGTCTTCTCCTCTTTatcccctttctccccaccccacaaATGTTCAAGAATAGGTCTAAGATCAGGGAACAAGGAAGACAGAGAATGATAGATATATACACAATAGCAGAAAGACACTTCAGAAAGAGAGGTTAAAAACAcgtgttcaaattctgctttaccAGCTCTCTGTTTAtccaagttatttaatctctctaaatTTGCCTTTCCATAGAGTGTCAATTACATCATCACGAATTTAAATTTGGAAGGTTCCATGTAGATATTGCAGTGAAGGAAGAATTTTGTAATCTGTTCAGCAAATGcaaggtttcctcatctgtgaggtggggataataataacatctacctcatgGATGTGAAGACTAAATAAGGATAGAAGTAGCAACTGGTGGTAAAATGTGGATCCTGTaatcaggacttgaattcaaaggCAGACTCCGACAGTTTTTTATCTGTATAACCTTGTGTAAAATCACTTAATTGCTGTTTGCCACCGTTTCTCCACTTGACAAATGGGACTAATAAGAGTACCTGCCTCATTTAGGAaaacatctggcacatagtagacacttaataaatgcttattcccttctcccatATAAAGTATTTTGGAATGCTTTTATTGCTATAAAGAACTCCTGTTGAGGAAGCCCCCTCAGCcaacatagataaataaatgccTTGAAACTTAACATTCCACAGATTTTGCTgaggcactgagaaattaagtgatccCCCCTATAGTGTGGCAGTTTGTatgaaaagtagaatttgaacctaggactAGGTAAAAGTTGACTTTTACCTGGTatggcacaaaaatatttttaagtttaaatataatttgttattaacattTGAGCTCTTGTTtatggtaatttatttttttctctgcagACTTAGAGAAAGGAATATGGAAGATAAAAGGAACAAGGAATGAATTTAGAGtaaaaagataaatacagagaagtgaAAGGGTCAAAGAAGGTCTGCGGAAAGCCTTCCTACCAGGCATTAGACTTCTCAGctcttttcattttcaactttCGTATCAAATCAGATACTGTGTCTTTATTCCTGctccttcttccttatttattccctctcttctcctacACATTTCCACATATTGTCATAATAATTTAAGGACCAAAAACTATTATTTTGTCCAGAGACATAAACTTAGAGACAGGCACAAACTACATAGACTTTGAAATACATTTGTTTAGCCAGCAGTGTGATTAGAAGGTACCATATATAGACATTGCAGTAAAAGAAGCATTTTGTAATCTGTTCAATAAATGCAATATTTCCTTACCTGTGAGATGGAAATATCAATGGCATTTACCTcactgggttgttgtgaagactaAAGGAAAGTGTATAGGTAAAGAATGGCAGTttgtggtacaatgaatagaaccAGTGAAATCTGTCACAAGGGTGATTggtaaattttcagtatgagtgtttatacctcagaaattaataaatcttgaaaatcaggcttctttgattattttgttgttaaggaagagatgaagaaaatgttaataatgcaaattaaacttaaactGTTTTTTGGgtatgtttctattttattttatttttgtgagtcagttgttaataaatgttaaatgttaaaacatttatttatcagtCTCTTATTGCATGGAAATCAGAATGTATTCATACAAGAAAACACAGAAGACACACCTTAATATTAATCCTCTTTGCATGATTACCAACTCCATCATACTCTTATTTTAAGTCTAATTTCAGGCACATAGTAGGATCCTCTTGTAGCAGTAAAGGAACTATAACAGGGACAATAGACAATTACAACTCTTAGATTAAAAGTTGTTCTCATGGACTTCCTTGATGTTTATATCTGGAAAGCATCAGAGAATCTTTTTGTTcacctgttttttcttttacttctcccaGTTACATTCATGAGGTGAGAGATCATGGGAAACTGGAGTGGGACCGTAGAGAAATTCATTCTGGTGGGCTTTCCTACATCACAACCCCTTCAGCTGTTTCTCTTTGTCCTCTTTCTGACCTTCTACCTGATTACTGTGCTGGAGAATGCTCTGATTGTGTCTACTATATGGCTCACACCTGCCCTCCACCGTCCAATGTATTTTTTCCTGGGGCACCTGTCCTTCTTGGAGATGTGGTACATCAATGTTACTGTCCCTCGGCTATTGGAAGCCTTTCTTAATCAAGATCTTTGGATTTCCTTTGTGGGCTGTATGACCCAGCTCTACTTCTTCATCGCGCTGGCCTGCACTGAATGTGTCCTTTTAGCTGTTATGGCTTATGATCGATATCTGGCCATCTGTGAGCCCCTCCGCTACTCTAGCCTCATGCCTTCAACTCTAGCTACCCGCCTCGCAGCAGCTTCCTGGGGCAGTGGCTTTTTTAGCTCCATGATGAAGCTCTTATTCATTGCTCGGCTATCCTATTGTGGACCCAATGTCATCAACCACTTCTTCTGTGACATCTCTCCTCTTCTCAACCTCACTTGTACAGACAAGGAACAAGCTGAGATGGTAGATTTCCTCCTGGCCTTAATAATGATCTTGCTCCCTCTGCTGGCAGTTGCATCCTCTTATGTTGTTATCATTATGGCTATCCTTAAGATTCCTACTGCTCAGGGAAGAAAGAAGGCCTTTTCAACCTGTGCCTCACACTTGGCAGTAGTTGTTATTTTCTACTCCTCCACCCTTTTCACATATGCTCGACCTCGGGCTATGTATGCCTTTAACTACAATAAAATcatatctgttttatatactGTTATTGTGCCTCTCCTCAATCCTGCCATCTACTGCCTGAGgaacaaggaaataaaagatgCTTTAAAGAAAACAGTACTAGGACAGTGTCACCATCTTGGGGATTCTCTAGATTAAAAGTAAACACATTGTGGTAAGGAATGAGGAGCTAAAAAGgacaaaagataaaagagagaagcTCCCCGAAGCAAGAAGAAAGAATTCCCATTGTCAGGTGGTATTCTTGGGAGTGTGAACAATTGCTGTTCCTCatgtcctgaaaaaaaaaaaagtgtaaagtAAGATTGTACTTTAGATACATGGATCCATTTTTTATATCTATACCCACTAACCAAGCAAGTTCCACTCCCCCACTGTAAGTGAAGGGAAAGGAAGtactgaaagaaatggaaaattcctCATTAGAGACATATGAATTGCAAGGCAGAGAATGTCTCTGCTACCTGCTGAATGAGATGACAGACAAATGGTGGAAAATCCTAATTCCTAATTACTGTCTAGTTTCATGAAATGTTCAAAATTGTCTTCCCCAGTTTATGGAAAGATGCCTCATACTTTTAGCCCTATTGACTTTAAATTCTGTTCTCTTGGCATCAGGAAAATTAAGCCACATGTCTTTCATAGGCAAGCAATATGGTAAAATGTTCATTTCCACATAAGTGTGACAGTGTCTGTTTCATGTTGAATAAATCTATAATTTGCCTGATAAATGTTCTCTTCTTTAGGATAAACATCCCCAATTCCTTCAATAGATCTTCATCTCATACAATCTCAAGATTCATTCAGCATCCTGGTCACTTTTCTTTGGATGACTCTTGCTTCTCCATGTCTTTTTAAATTGAGgtcttatgaaaaaaacaaaaaacaaaaacattttattctaGATATGGTTTGGTTGGGATGGAGTATATACAAAATACCACTACCTTCTTAATTCTGGGACAATCCAGGATTAAGATCATCCTTTCTGAATATAGACACTGAATGTAGCCAAGACAAATTTCAAgcacatattttaaattaaaaaagcagGATCATCTGAAGGCAACCAAATTTTGTCATTACCCACTCTGATCCTTAGTGAGTACCTCCTAATAGCCAGGATTTGCCAAAGGAACATGCCAATTAGCTATCTCTTAATATTTTTCTGAGGTGGAAATCTGGGTTTAGGGACAGGAAATCTATCAAGAAACCAACTGAACAGTCAAATTTTCAATGAATAAGAAGTATACCATTTCAAGTGGAGTTATCTTTAGGCTGgaattgataatttttcaaagtGGTTAATAGGAAATGTAAATTCAGGATAAGAAAAGGTAGAATGGGGACATGTAACTGCTTCAAATGAACACAAGTCACCAGACTCAAACAAAATATATCCTAGGTTTTGGCAATAATGTCTGTAGTCATTTCTGGGTTACTGTTCAAGCATGAAGAGGAACACTTTTGCTCAAAAGAGATCAGAGGCTCTGAAAAGCAGTGTTACTTCTGGTCCAAAAGCAACAGGGACCCTAAGGATCAGTATTAATTGTAATGTCAAGAGATCAAGGATCTTTCCTGGGTAAAAGCAAAGCACAGAACACAAAAGAAGTGACTACAATTCTCCCTAAATCACACCACCAAAAACTTTCAATCCCATAGAACTAGATCAGAAAACAGCAGTGTAGAAGAGGCTTAAACTTGGAACAATGTGGGAAAAGTACAGGTAggaatcatgatctcagataaaacaaaaataaaaataaacttaattaaaagacagaaaaaatacatTGCACTGAAaagtatcatagacaatgaagtaatatcaatattaacatTTATGTATTAAGTGGCATaacattcaaaattttaaagaaaatgttaaattaattaCAGTATGAAATAGagagtaaaactatactagtagtgAAAACAACTTTCCTCTCTCAAAGCTagataaatctataaaataaataagaaaagagttaaggaaatgaatagaatcttagaaaacttaatGTGAtagatatatgaagaaaatgaaagggaattgATAGGAGTATaccttttttttcaattgttataTGGCATCTTcataaaaaatgaccatatattagagcattaaaaacctcacagtGAGGTGCAGACAAAGCAGAAATATTGGATACAGCTTTTTCAGAATGCTAATTCAATGAATGACTCtggaaacatagattaaaaattaattggagattTCTGGTAACCAAGATGGCAGTGTAATCAGTAAATTGCCATAACTTTCTTCTGCACCTCCAAATAACCAGAAAATAATATCCCTACACAAATTTTGGAacagcaaaaccaacaaaaagatgGGGTGAAACAATCTTTTAGCCCAAGAAATTTGGAAGATTGTCAATAAAGGTCTGTCTCGCTCAGGTAAAGAGGAAgcataaaggttctgataaaggcatcatttctaaaatacatagagaattcactcaaatttataagaattcaagccattcttcaaatgataaatggtcaaacaatataaacagacaattttcagatgaagaaattaaagcaatttctagtcatatgaaaaaagtgctctaaatcactattgatcagaaaaatgcaaattaagacaactctaagatacaacttcacacctctcagattggctaaaatgacaggaaaagacgattgtggtaactgagtgtggatcacaacatagcactctttttgttgttgtttgcttgcattttattttctttctcatttcttttcctttttgatttgattttttcttgtgcagcaagataattgtataaatacatatgcatatattggatttaacattttataccatgtttaacatattatttaacaatttaacattatatttaataatttaacattatatttaacaattataccatgtttaacatatattggattacttgccatctaggggagggggtcgggggaaGGAAGgatattggaacacaaggttttgcaaaggttaatgttgaaaaattatctatgcatatgctttaaaaataaagttttaattaaaaaaataaacaaattagaagaacaaaggatagtttacctctcagatttatggagaaacaaggaatttatggtcaaagaagttGAGTACATGCAAAAGagataattgtgattatattaagtaaaaaagtttttgtaaaaacaaaatcaatgcagacaaaattagaagggaatcaataaactgggggaaaattacatttaagggttcagataaaggtctcatttttaaaatatatagagaattgactcaaatttaaaagaattcaaaccactctccaattgataaatggtcaaaggatatgaacagacaattttcagatgaagaaattaaaaccatttctactcttatgaaaagatgatataaatcattattgatcagagaaatgcaaattaagaaaactctgagataccactacacacttatcagattggctaaaataacaggaaaatataatgataaatgttggagggcatatgggagaactgggacagtaatatattgttggtggaattgtgaactgctcCAACCATTTTggtacaatttggaactatgcccaaagtgctatcaaactgtgcatagccctttgattcagtagtgtttctactaggcttgcATCCTAAAGaggtcataaaggagggaaaggtacaCACACgggcaaaaaatgtttgtgtcagatctttttgtagtgacaaaaaactggaaacagtgaatgcccatcagttggagaatggctgaacaaattatgatatatgaatgttatggaatattatttttctataagaagtcAGCAATATGacttcagagaagcctggagagatttacatgaactgatgctaagtgaaatgagc
This window contains:
- the LOC116423712 gene encoding olfactory receptor 6P1 — translated: MGNWSGTVEKFILVGFPTSQPLQLFLFVLFLTFYLITVLENALIVSTIWLTPALHRPMYFFLGHLSFLEMWYINVTVPRLLEAFLNQDLWISFVGCMTQLYFFIALACTECVLLAVMAYDRYLAICEPLRYSSLMPSTLATRLAAASWGSGFFSSMMKLLFIARLSYCGPNVINHFFCDISPLLNLTCTDKEQAEMVDFLLALIMILLPLLAVASSYVVIIMAILKIPTAQGRKKAFSTCASHLAVVVIFYSSTLFTYARPRAMYAFNYNKIISVLYTVIVPLLNPAIYCLRNKEIKDALKKTVLGQCHHLGDSLD